Proteins from a genomic interval of Candidatus Dadabacteria bacterium:
- a CDS encoding helix-turn-helix transcriptional regulator, translating into MVLLFTLSKAQETIAANMRSRRLATGLTQQGLAKRSGVSLATLRKFEQKGIVSLESFLKLAMVLDALEGIVKASESPAPAYSSINEVIEEKSRKPPRKRGWRE; encoded by the coding sequence ATGGTATTACTTTTCACGCTTTCAAAAGCACAGGAAACAATCGCGGCGAACATGCGCAGCCGACGTCTCGCAACGGGGCTCACCCAGCAGGGCCTTGCAAAACGCTCGGGGGTCAGTCTCGCGACCCTGCGGAAATTCGAGCAGAAAGGAATTGTTTCCCTTGAATCCTTCCTTAAGCTTGCCATGGTTCTTGACGCACTTGAGGGCATTGTAAAGGCGAGCGAATCGCCCGCCCCCGCGTATTCATCCATCAATGAAGTGATTGAGGAGAAAAGCAGGAAGCCACCCCGCAAGAGAGGATGGCGCGAATGA